Part of the Mangifera indica cultivar Alphonso chromosome 4, CATAS_Mindica_2.1, whole genome shotgun sequence genome, GATATAGAAGGCGGAGGTGGCACAGAAGGCGGAGACTCACCAATGGCGGAACCACTATGATCCGATATACTAGGTTTTGCGCCGCTTTTACTTTGGCCGTGCTCATCAGCTTCCCCGACAGGAGCTGCCACAACCAAAAAACCCGTAAACAAATATGTATAGATATAAGCAAATTCGATGCACAGAGACAAGAGAGTGTATATATACACGTACAGTTTTGAGGAGGAGAATATAATAATCTTGCGGCAAGGCTAACCGGGATGAAATAGAGAACTGTGGTTAAGACAAATCCGTAAATGAAAAGAGAACAAGTCCTCTGCCTCTCCatttctcaatttaatttgCCACTTTCTTAAGGCTGAGGTATTTCGCTTTTGCTAGTATTTATAGCTGAGTAGACATACATATAGCGTTTCTCTTTGACAAATTCAGTTggattggttttttttttttaaatctcgtCCAGACCACTGAATACGGAATCTTTAACGTAATGATATTTGTATGTTAGTATGGAGAAGCTTGTGATAGAAATTTATTGGAAGACTTGACCAGGGTAGGCCTAGGAATATGATAGATTGTTAAGTATTGTACAACAAAGAATGCGCTGATGTGACCTACCAGTGGAATGCTAAGCTAAGCCTCTACGCATTCCAGTTAAGGACCTTACAGAGAAAagtattagatataaataatttttttgggtacatttattataacattttttcatgttttttattatatttactaaatataaaaatatttttgtctaaaaaatttataagtaataataaaatcaaaatcatattaataatattttaatacataagatgaaagtaataatttaattaatgatatattattgaagTGTATTAAACCTATAAATGTGGAGATCGAAATTcgtattacacaaaatcaattaatttgtgttaagATTCAATCTATCacatttatataccactcactttaCTCACTTTAATTAAATGTGAGACTTTTCTCTTTTAATCTTCAACACTTTTCCTCAAGTGGAACTATTATAAGCTGTTAAACTTATTGTTTGATTGAATCCATTTCGATGGATGCATTATTACTTGTATTTAGGAACATTTTAGACTATTAGGCCTGTTATCTAGTTTATGCTTTGATACTATGTCAGAATATATTTGTCTCTATAAATGTTaagatcaaaactcatattatacaaaactaattggttttggttttgtgtaatattagTTTTGATCACCACACTTATAGACTTGTGCTCAgatatcatatcaaaatatattggGTTTATAAGTATGGAGATCGAAAC contains:
- the LOC123214987 gene encoding uncharacterized protein LOC123214987, with the protein product MERQRTCSLFIYGFVLTTVLYFIPVSLAARLLYSPPQNSPVGEADEHGQSKSGAKPSISDHSGSAIGESPPSVPPPPSISVSEATRNGTKPVFSCGRGRPYASCLPQRPTSSPREPVGFYNRGASP